The nucleotide window CGCGCGCGGTCGCCGTCGTCGCGCACGCCGACTGCGCGGCGAACCAAGTGCCCGACGAGCAGCAGCGACGCGAGCTCGCCGTTGCTGTCGAGGAGGTCGCGCGCGCCTTCCCGGCGGCGACCGTCCTCGGGCTGTGGATCGACGAGCGATGGGAGGTCACGGAGGTCGAGCGCCGCGCCCCGGCGGACGGCGCTGGCGCGTAGCCGGTGGACCGGCTGCGGTGACAGGGAGTGCGCATGACCGCCCGCTTGGCGGACACCACGACGCCCGCCCTCGACGCCCTCGTGAACGCCGGGAACAGCGACCTTCTGCCGGGCGGGGGCGTCTGCGGGGCGGTCCATCGGGCGGCCGGCCCGGAGCGGGCGGTGGGCGTGCAGACGCCTGGCGCCGTGCCCCATCGGCGAGGCGAGGATTGCGCCGGGGTTCAGGCTGCCGGCGCGGTTCGTCATCCATGCGGTGGGGCCGGCCTGGGGGGCGGTGACGCGACGCGCGTTGTGTTCGCTTGCTTCAGCGACGAGGCTCTGAGAGCATACGAGGACGAGGGAGTGTCCGGAACGAAGCGCGCGGCAGGTGACACGGGGAGGTGACAGCGACGAGCTGGCAGCTGATCGTCACGCTCGCGGTCCTGGTGGCCGCGCTCGCGGCGCTCGTCGTCTTCAGGGGCTGGCGAGCCCACGTGAAGGCGGTCGAGGAGCTCAGGGTTGCGAGGACGATCCTGTCCGAGGCGTACGCGCTCCAGCGACTCGTGTCCGACTTCGGCTCGCTCACCGTCCCCTCGCTCGCGGCGTCGCTCTCCGAGCGGCACGGTCGCAGGTCCCTCGCCGAGGGCGTGCTCGAGCCGCAGCTCCGGCTCATGCAGGACGCGCTCGTCAGGCTCAAGGGCTCCATGTTCGAGGGGAGCGTCCTGTGGGGCCGCGAGACGTGCGACGCGCTCGTGCCGGTCGAGGGGCTCCTCGCGCGGCTGGTTGCCGACGTCGGGGAGTACAAGGTGTCCGAGAACGGACACGCGGGGGCCCCGGGCGACGCCGAGCGGGAAGCGCGGCTCGCCTGCACGCTCGCGGGCGCGCGCGACGCGGCGGGCAAGACGTTCGAGGACAGGTTCAGCGCGGCCGTCACGGTCCTGGAGGCCGTGGTCCGGAGTCGCGTTCGGTGAGCGCGCCTGAGCGAAGGGAGGCCGCCGTGTGGAAACCCCCGGTCTTTGCGGTTGTCGCGACGCTCGCGCTGACGGCGTGCGCGTTCGCCGGCGACGTGGGGCTCGGCCTGATCGCCGGGGAGCCGACGGGCGTGAGCGTCAAGGTCTGGTCGGGGAGTCGGACGGCGTTCGACGGAGCGGTCGGCTGGTCGCTCGACGAGAGCGGGTGGATCTACGCGCACGCCGACTATCTCTGGCACCGGTACGACATCGAGATCGACTTCCCGGGCGCGCTCCCGTTCTACGTCGGCGTCGGGGGGCGCGTGCTGTTCCGCGAGAGCGAGAGGTCGCGCGTCGGCATCCGGGTGCCCATCGGACTGGACTACCTGACGGCGGATCGCCGGTTCGACTTCTTCCTCGAGATCGCGCCCGTCGTGGACCTTGTCCCCGAGACCGAGTTCTCCGTGAGCGGAGGCATCGGGGCGAGGTTCTACTTCTGAGGCGAGCGGAGGGACACGCCATGAGCAGGCGCTCGGCAGCGCTCGCCGCATGCGCGGCGGCGGTCGCGCTCTGCGTGACGCCGGCCTCGGGAGCGCTCTACGTCTGCGGGTGCGACACGCTGCGCGTGGAGCCGGTCGGGCGGTGGGAGGCCGTCGTGCTCTACCTCGACGGCGGGCCGTTCCTGCTGCCGCAGACCATCGCGGCTTCGGGCGTCCGGTACAGCGACGGCGAACGCACGTTCTGGACGAAGGGGGAGGAGGCGTTCCTCGAGATCGGGGACGTCCTGGTGAAGTCCGGCTGCGTCCTCGCGCCGAGCGTGCTCGAGACCGGGGGCGACGGGAGGACCCAGTTCGACGTGCCGGTGCTGTCCTCTCACGACGTGGACGTGAGCGCGCTCAATGAGCTGATCGACGCGGCCGCACTTCGCGGCGAGGCCTGGGTCCGGGACGCGTTCCTGATCGCGCTCGAGCACGTGGGCGCCACGGACGGGCTCGAGGCGCGCGTCGTCTCCGTGGTCAAGGTCGACAGCGCCGCCGAAGCGGCGGCTGGCTCGACGGTGACGGTGGTTCGCGAGGGCCTCCTCGACGACTCC belongs to Candidatus Effluviviaceae Genus I sp. and includes:
- a CDS encoding MliC family protein, with translation MSRRSAALAACAAAVALCVTPASGALYVCGCDTLRVEPVGRWEAVVLYLDGGPFLLPQTIAASGVRYSDGERTFWTKGEEAFLEIGDVLVKSGCVLAPSVLETGGDGRTQFDVPVLSSHDVDVSALNELIDAAALRGEAWVRDAFLIALEHVGATDGLEARVVSVVKVDSAAEAAAGSTVTVVREGLLDDSVRAIWDELHLARTAGGAWRVERALRAYRCWRGHHGLAYGAEWCP